The genomic region AACTAATAGGCGGGGTGGCGCTTGTTGGCGATCTTTTAGCTTTGCTAGGTGCTGTTTTTCTCGCTCTTTATTTCATAGGCGGACGGAAATATGCCAAAGGATTACCTGTTTCTGTCTATACTTCAGTGGTGTATTTCACAGCAGCTATTGCGACTCTTGGTTTCTGCCTTCTCACAGGTGTGAATGTCATGATATTGGAACCGACAGAAGTAATCATCTTCTTGGCCCTTGCTATTTTCCCAACGGCTCTTGGCCATTCTGTAAATAACTATCTACTGACACTTGTTCCGGCCTACGTTGTATCAGCTGCAGTACTTGGTGAACCCATTGGGGCTACCATCCTTGCTATGATATTTTTGAATGAAATTCCCCATCCTACCACTGCCCTATGGTTCTGTACCATTCTCATTGGTGTTGCACTGGTTCTCTTCGAAGTTGCTACCAAGGGAAGCTCAGCAAAGGCAGAACTCTAGCCCTTGATGACGCCCATCGGGGTGAGTCTTAGAACCTTGGTTGCTATACCCAACTCGTCTGAGACCCGCACAACCTCATCTACATCCTTATATGCGCCCGGCGCTTCCTCTGCTA from Candidatus Lokiarchaeota archaeon harbors:
- a CDS encoding EamA family transporter, giving the protein MKEEGDVAQIVLLLVLSVSMVSSASILIRFSASPPLAIVFWRTLYGSILMAGLAALKGETARYQSPHMKKNWKWLILIGIVLSLHFSTWFTSLFLTTVAASVVLVDSSPIFTAVLSTSVLGEKLGKKSWIGIVIAVVGAIMLTWNDLELIGGVALVGDLLALLGAVFLALYFIGGRKYAKGLPVSVYTSVVYFTAAIATLGFCLLTGVNVMILEPTEVIIFLALAIFPTALGHSVNNYLLTLVPAYVVSAAVLGEPIGATILAMIFLNEIPHPTTALWFCTILIGVALVLFEVATKGSSAKAEL